From a region of the Chromatiales bacterium genome:
- a CDS encoding cadherin-like beta sandwich domain-containing protein, whose translation MIIRRIYLATYILIIVLLCSVLAQWAVAQDGSVVFSGTSWRDFPGGAEAVCADADIDNDNDGLIEICYLEDVDAIRYQLDGSGLRRSSDANRDIAGCRGGAGNTCNGYELVRDLDFDDDDSYRDVPANKSSWTTGVGWPYIGSETNEITYFSGILEGNGHTIANLFVNAPTGNQRYGRFIERISGTVRNLGLKDVDITITGGNQRGAIFTHELAGTGRITNCYISGVSNYNGADRFSAFVQDSLGRISNSYVDMEFNGPMRGLFVGENRDRNNGVVSNSYVIGDAMNAGNTRGFLHTNNGLIANVYYAVQSSGGSAAIAIFNQWRIRSSYYDSDKWGGTMRVVELNRFQGTDENSRGYSTMDLQMPTAANTDDTSSPYYQWSEDNWYFGIDAEYPLLKYGRGDDGGNSACGNSQQPRCGILLRGQGIVLTDASLSGLELVSDDQRVIDIFQESTTTYTVRLPNTVERARVMPTATQGNSAAITVSVGNFFTETVASGSTTTELVRLEGGEETTIDIVVTAPDGETQIAYRVFLIRAASDASDDVSLSDLKLVGDDETGIDLIQESTTAYTVGVRNEVARVRVMPTVTDSGATITVDGITVASNATSGAIDLTEGGDTLITIVVTAADAITTETYTVTVSRAQSDDATLGDLVLTQMDGVTIIPLTDDFASETTMYTASVANEVAQVRVMPTANSPHATIQVGDDTVASGGQSEDIMLTVGAVTTIPIVVTAQDRTENTYTIAVFRRLNSNATLSGLVLTQADGAVIPLDNTFLLTTTTYTLGVSVQQVRVMPTATAGALSEITVSANNFTETVASGSATAEVVTLGEINEDTTINIAVTAQDGTQLVYRLILFRTITLWSDFPGGAVAVCSDDNIDNDRDGLIEMCYLEDVDAMRYQLDGTGYRRSSTATLVTTGCGGGDGDSTCNGYELVRDLDFNDDDSYRDAPANRSSWTTGAGWRYIGSETDGRTIFSGILEGNGHTIANLFVNASPGNQRH comes from the coding sequence ATGATAATACGCAGAATCTATCTGGCGACTTATATATTGATTATAGTGCTACTATGCTCAGTATTGGCACAGTGGGCAGTGGCACAGGACGGAAGCGTAGTTTTCAGCGGAACTTCGTGGCGCGATTTTCCTGGCGGTGCAGAAGCAGTATGCGCCGATGCCGACATAGACAATGATAACGATGGCTTGATAGAGATCTGTTATCTAGAAGATGTTGATGCGATTCGTTATCAGTTGGATGGTTCAGGGTTGCGGCGGTCTAGTGATGCTAATCGAGACATTGCCGGTTGCAGGGGTGGTGCCGGCAATACCTGCAACGGCTACGAGTTGGTGCGCGACTTGGATTTTGACGACGATGATAGTTATAGAGATGTGCCGGCGAATAAATCCAGCTGGACCACAGGTGTCGGCTGGCCTTATATAGGGAGTGAGACTAACGAGATAACTTATTTCAGCGGCATCTTAGAAGGTAATGGTCACACGATCGCCAATTTATTCGTCAATGCTCCGACCGGCAATCAGCGATACGGCAGATTCATTGAGAGGATTAGCGGCACGGTACGCAACTTAGGGCTTAAGGATGTTGATATTACTATTACGGGAGGCAACCAACGCGGTGCTATTTTCACTCATGAGTTAGCAGGAACAGGTCGTATCACAAACTGCTATATCTCAGGAGTGTCCAATTATAATGGTGCCGATAGATTCTCCGCTTTTGTGCAAGACAGTCTTGGTAGGATATCTAACAGCTATGTAGATATGGAGTTTAACGGCCCTATGCGCGGGTTGTTCGTCGGAGAAAATCGTGATAGAAACAATGGGGTTGTTTCCAATAGTTATGTTATCGGAGACGCCATGAATGCTGGTAATACACGAGGTTTTTTACACACGAATAATGGTCTCATAGCGAATGTTTATTATGCAGTCCAAAGCAGCGGAGGTTCAGCCGCTATAGCGATATTTAATCAATGGCGCATTCGCAGTAGCTACTATGATAGCGACAAGTGGGGAGGAACAATGAGAGTTGTCGAACTTAACAGGTTCCAAGGCACAGATGAAAACTCAAGAGGATATAGTACGATGGACTTGCAAATGCCGACTGCGGCTAACACGGATGATACTAGTAGTCCGTATTATCAGTGGAGCGAAGATAATTGGTATTTCGGCATAGACGCAGAATACCCGCTACTCAAATATGGGCGCGGCGATGATGGGGGCAACTCTGCTTGTGGTAATTCTCAGCAACCTAGGTGTGGCATTTTATTGCGCGGACAGGGTATCGTCTTAACTGATGCGAGCTTAAGTGGTCTGGAGCTGGTGAGCGATGATCAGAGAGTTATAGATATATTCCAAGAGTCAACGACGACCTATACGGTGCGTTTGCCAAACACGGTAGAGCGAGCACGAGTGATGCCAACGGCAACGCAAGGTAATTCGGCAGCGATTACAGTGAGCGTCGGTAACTTTTTTACAGAGACCGTAGCCAGCGGTTCGACGACTACTGAGTTGGTGCGATTAGAGGGTGGTGAGGAGACCACGATAGATATAGTGGTGACGGCACCGGATGGAGAGACGCAGATAGCTTATCGCGTATTTTTAATTCGTGCAGCGAGCGATGCGAGCGATGATGTGAGCTTAAGTGATTTGAAGCTAGTGGGGGATGATGAGACAGGTATAGATCTAATCCAAGAGTCAACGACGGCTTATACGGTGGGTGTGCGAAACGAGGTGGCGCGAGTGAGAGTGATGCCCACGGTGACCGACTCTGGTGCGACTATTACAGTGGATGGTATTACAGTGGCTAGCAATGCTACCAGTGGGGCTATTGATCTAACTGAAGGGGGTGACACTCTGATTACGATTGTAGTGACTGCAGCAGACGCCATTACGACTGAGACCTATACGGTTACCGTCAGCCGCGCGCAGAGTGATGATGCGACTTTAGGTGATTTGGTGCTAACGCAAATGGATGGAGTAACGATTATTCCATTGACTGATGATTTTGCATCAGAGACAACGATGTATACGGCGAGTGTAGCCAACGAGGTAGCGCAAGTGCGGGTGATGCCAACGGCGAATAGCCCTCATGCGACTATCCAAGTGGGTGACGATACAGTGGCGAGTGGTGGTCAGAGTGAAGATATTATGCTAACCGTAGGTGCAGTCACAACGATTCCGATTGTCGTCACAGCGCAAGACCGCACTGAAAATACTTACACGATAGCCGTGTTCCGTCGGCTAAATAGTAATGCGACCTTAAGTGGTTTAGTGCTAACGCAAGCAGACGGAGCAGTGATTCCGCTGGATAATACTTTTTTACTGACGACGACGACCTATACGCTAGGGGTGTCAGTACAGCAGGTGCGAGTGATGCCAACAGCGACTGCGGGTGCCTTATCAGAGATTACCGTAAGTGCTAATAATTTCACTGAGACCGTTGCCAGTGGTTCGGCGACTGCCGAGGTCGTAACCCTAGGAGAGATTAATGAGGATACCACGATAAATATAGCGGTCACGGCACAGGATGGAACGCAACTAGTTTACCGCCTAATTTTGTTTCGTACGATCACTTTATGGAGTGACTTTCCTGGTGGCGCAGTAGCAGTCTGCTCCGATGACAACATAGATAACGATAGAGACGGCTTGATAGAGATGTGTTATCTGGAAGATGTTGATGCGATGCGTTATCAGTTAGATGGCACAGGCTATAGACGGTCTAGTACTGCTACTTTAGTTACCACTGGGTGTGGGGGTGGGGACGGCGACAGTACTTGCAATGGCTACGAGTTGGTGCGCGACTTGGATTTTAACGACGATGATAGTTATAGAGATGCACCGGCGAATAGATCTAGTTGGACAACGGGTGCCGGCTGGCGCTATATAGGGAGTGAAACTGACGGCAGAACTATTTTCAGCGGCATATTAGAAGGCAACGGTCATACGATCGCCAATTTATTCGTCAATGCTTCGCCCGGCAATCAGCGACAC
- a CDS encoding cadherin-like beta sandwich domain-containing protein, giving the protein MSNYNGTNQFSGFVRDHEGKILNSYVDIEFNGSMHGLLVGENRGANTEVSNSYVIGNAMNARNTRSFMHTNKGSIENAYYAVKTSGGSAALLISNQGSISSSYYDNEKWGGTMRIVETTNSDGSDENSGGYSTMDLQMPTAANLDDMDSPYYQWSEDNWSFGTSEQYPLLKYGSGDDQANPACGNSQQPRCGTLLRGQESGQELSPDATLAALVLTDTSGEVTLTPVFASAMTNYTASVTETVDEVQVTPIATEGMVATIMIGNETVESGDSFDISLGAAGTNTDIEIVVTAPNGTTTNSYTVTVRRELSDDATLSFLTLTDRLSETPVTGDINSFSPDKLQYSARVLHTVSMVTVTVSATNGNAEIRVDSDEVESDTGFDVALGNPGSDTVIEIEVTAQDGMTTNTYTITVNRAETPALNDATLFDLALRLTDTDDTRIELSPAFASPRTSYNAGVADTVDTIAVTPTATNNNATITVTVDETEVETVVSGNASRPIDLTEGEGATTTITIVVTAQDGNTMRKYTIAVTRALPGIRVRVKVFLEGPLR; this is encoded by the coding sequence GTGTCCAATTATAATGGCACCAATCAATTTTCCGGTTTTGTAAGGGACCATGAAGGCAAGATACTTAACAGTTATGTAGACATCGAGTTTAACGGTTCCATGCACGGTTTATTAGTCGGTGAAAATCGTGGTGCAAACACTGAAGTCTCCAATAGTTATGTTATCGGAAACGCCATGAACGCTCGTAATACACGAAGTTTTATGCACACGAATAAAGGCTCCATAGAGAATGCCTATTATGCAGTAAAAACCAGCGGAGGCTCCGCCGCTCTGCTGATTAGTAATCAAGGATCCATTAGCAGTAGCTACTATGATAACGAAAAGTGGGGAGGAACAATGAGAATTGTTGAAACCACCAATTCCGATGGCAGTGATGAAAACTCAGGAGGATATAGCACGATGGACTTGCAAATGCCGACAGCAGCAAACCTTGATGATATGGATAGCCCGTATTATCAGTGGAGCGAAGATAATTGGTCGTTTGGAACAAGCGAGCAATATCCATTGCTTAAATATGGGAGTGGTGATGATCAAGCTAATCCTGCTTGTGGTAATTCTCAGCAGCCTAGATGTGGCACTTTATTACGCGGACAAGAGAGTGGACAAGAACTTTCACCCGACGCAACCTTAGCTGCTTTGGTGCTAACCGATACTAGTGGCGAGGTTACATTGACTCCTGTCTTTGCATCAGCGATGACTAACTACACTGCGAGCGTGACAGAGACAGTCGATGAAGTGCAAGTGACACCGATAGCAACCGAAGGCATGGTGGCAACGATTATGATAGGTAATGAGACTGTAGAAAGTGGTGATTCATTTGATATCAGCTTAGGTGCAGCCGGCACAAATACAGATATAGAGATAGTCGTGACCGCCCCGAATGGAACGACGACGAATAGCTACACGGTGACTGTGCGCCGAGAATTGAGTGATGATGCGACTTTGAGTTTCTTGACACTAACAGATAGATTGAGTGAAACTCCGGTTACAGGAGATATAAATTCTTTTAGTCCAGATAAACTTCAATACTCAGCGCGTGTTCTACATACAGTGTCAATGGTTACAGTGACGGTGTCGGCGACTAATGGGAATGCAGAGATTAGAGTGGATAGTGATGAAGTGGAAAGTGACACCGGCTTTGATGTGGCATTGGGTAATCCAGGTTCTGATACGGTTATAGAGATAGAAGTTACTGCGCAGGATGGAATGACGACTAACACCTACACGATAACTGTGAATCGTGCTGAGACGCCAGCGTTAAATGATGCGACTCTGTTTGATTTAGCATTAAGGCTAACGGATACTGACGACACTAGGATTGAATTGTCTCCTGCTTTTGCGTCACCGAGAACTAGCTACAACGCAGGTGTCGCCGATACAGTAGATACTATAGCAGTGACCCCGACGGCGACTAATAACAATGCAACTATCACGGTGACTGTTGATGAGACAGAGGTAGAGACAGTGGTTAGTGGCAATGCAAGTCGACCCATTGACTTAACCGAAGGTGAAGGTGCCACGACCACGATTACAATCGTAGTGACTGCCCAAGATGGCAACACAATGAGGAAATACACGATAGCAGTGACTCGAGCGCTTCCTGGTATCCGTGTTCGAGTTAAGGTTTTCTTGGAGGGGCCGTTACGCTAG
- a CDS encoding transposase — protein MDERGAMDFIHEQFRNGRRFRILNRVDDYSRICIGQIIALSISGLCIANYLSQLIQFRQVKPKSIVCDNRAEFTSKAMFYMFYWSRAQLDCIPSGKRTQNAYIGSCYGKSQDSCLNQYWLYPLTNAKTTIENWFIDYNRVRLHRSLGYQPLSVFVQKLASKIVQKRKEVKINNNVI, from the coding sequence ATGGATGAACGCGGAGCTATGGATTTCATCCACGAACAATTCCGCAATGGCAGACGATTTCGTATATTAAATAGAGTAGATGATTACAGCCGAATATGTATCGGGCAAATCATCGCATTATCAATTAGCGGTTTGTGTATCGCAAACTATCTATCTCAGCTGATACAATTTAGGCAAGTGAAACCGAAAAGCATCGTTTGCGACAACCGCGCGGAGTTTACCAGCAAAGCTATGTTTTACATGTTTTACTGGAGTCGTGCGCAGCTGGACTGCATACCATCTGGAAAACGGACGCAGAATGCGTATATCGGAAGTTGCTATGGCAAGTCCCAAGATAGTTGTCTGAATCAGTATTGGCTTTATCCATTGACAAATGCAAAGACAACCATTGAAAATTGGTTTATTGATTACAATAGAGTAAGGTTGCACCGTTCACTAGGCTATCAACCGCTTAGTGTATTTGTGCAGAAATTAGCATCAAAAATAGTACAAAAAAGAAAGGAGGTCAAGATCAACAACAATGTAATATAA